Genomic window (Phycisphaerae bacterium):
GAACCTGAAGTCGACTGACGGGACCCGGCTGCGATCCAGTGCCACAACTCGGCGCCCGCGAGAATGAGCAGGATCCAGTCGATTGGCACGCGATACCGCGACATGTAGGTAACGAGGTAGTAAATGAGGGGGAAGGTCGCGAGGGGGATCAACAGCGCAGCACGCTGCGGAACGGTCATCCGTGGCAGTGCCCGCCGTGCCCCCAGCGCCGCGAGGAGAGTCAACACCGATACGGCCGCCACATTCCACGGTTTGTGCAGCGATCCGCACCAGAAGTGAACGAAACGCGCGGCGGTCAGCGTGAGAAACTCGCGTGGATTGCGCCACATCCAATCCAGCGCCGCGCCGCGCGCCTGCCGCATGTACTCCATCTCCCCGATTTCCGCCAACCGTCGCGCTTCGTCCCGGTTGCAGCCCGGGTGGCGCATGCGCGCACCCTCTCGCGCATCCAGGACTTCGATGTCGGCCGCCGCGCCCGGGTGGTTGCCCATCCGTAGTTCGAGCCCGAAGTTGCTGCGGATAAAGAAGAAGTCGTGGAATGCGACGTAGTTCCGCCAGGCCCAGGGGACACAGCTCAGGACGACTCCCACCACCATGACCGCCGCGCCGCGCCACTTCTGCGGGTCGCGGCGCCACCACAGCTCGAACACGAGGCAACCCGCCAGCACGATCACGAACGGCGGCGACACATGGAACGACGCGCCCCAGGCAATTCCCAGGAGCAGCGAACTCATCGCCGAGCTATGCGGCCGCTTCCACCGCCGAATCACCGCAACCAGCAACAACGCAAGCCAGATCGCCGCGTATTGCTCGTCCCAAGCGCAGTGGACCTCCCCCATCCAGCGCCGGGGAATCACCGCGCCGACCAAGCCGCTGACGACACCGGCGGGAGCCCCGACACCCATGCGGGCCGCCACCCAGGGCAGCATGGCGTAACTGACCGAGTACCCCAGGATGATGATGACGCAGCGCACGTACTCGGCCGTCAGGGTGAGGCCGCAGAGGCGATAGAGCAGCGCGATCAGGCCAGTGTAGATCGGCAGCGGATGCGCAGTTGGCCCGGTCGGCAGCACGTAGGGATCGGCGTACTGCCCGCGCTCGACGAGCGAGCGGGCCACAGCTCCCAACTCAGAGAACCGCTCGGGGTAGCGCTCCAACGGGACCAACGTCAGCAGGTACGCGCGCACTGCAAACGCCAGCAGGAAAATGAGAACAAACCCCCAGACCGGCGAACGGGCAAGCCAATTCACGATAGCCCGCACCGCGGTCATCTGGTCCCCGCTCGGCGCAGCGCGCCCCGCTCCCACGCGCCCCAAGCGAATCCAGGGCACGTTCCACAAAGCGTATGGTAAACGTGTCAATCGCGTGTCGGCAAGCGAGTGGACACCCGACGGACTCGACGGGGCCGATACGCCGGGATTGAGAGCAAGCAAGTCAGGCACGCGTCCACCCAGCAGCCGCAGGATCACCGATGCCGCGTCTCACCCGACGGGAAGTCCTGCGCCTGAGCGGGGAGGCGGGCCTGCTGGCAGGGCTCGTCAATGAATGTCCGAGACCGACTCGGGTCATGGACGGTGCTGGCGAGTCCCGATCGCGTGGCACTGGACGCCACCGCCACCCGCATCATTGGCCGGGGCGCCGAGCAGGCGGAGCACCTGGTCCGCGCTTGACAACAAGGCGTCGGGCAGATCCAGGCGGACCCAATCGAGCTGGTCGGGGCTACGCTGGACGGGCTGCGCATGCCTTGGCAACCGGCGGATCGCACCGCAAGATTCCTCGAAGTGACCATTCCGGGCATCCATCTGCTGACAAGCGCCTGATTCACGGCCCTTGGTTCGCGGGCCTGCGCGGTAGATAATCCCGGCGTGTGCGGCATAGCCGGCATCCTGAGCCTGACTCCCGACAAGCGCGTCGCGCCCGCAGCGCTGGCGACGATGGCCGCGCAGCTTGTGCACCGCGGACCCGACGACGACGGGCAGTACCTCGACCCGCAGGGCCGCTGCGGATTCGCGTTTCGCCGGCTTTCAATCATCGATCTCGCCGGCGGACATCAGCCAATCACGAATGAAGCTGGCACCGTCCAGGTCATGCTCAATGGCGAGATCTACAACTTCCGCGCGCTGCGGGCGGAACTCGAAGCCCAGGGACACCGCTTCGCCACGCGGGCCGACAGCGAGGTCATCGCCCACCTCTACGAGCAAGTCGGCGAAGCGTGCTTCAACCGACTCGCCGGCATGTTCGCGATTGCCATTTGGGATGAGGCCCGGGGGCGGCTGCTGTTGGCCCGCGACCGCTTCGGCAAGAAACCACTGACCTATGCCATCCATGACGACTGCCTGTACTTCGCGAGCGAGGCGAAGGCGATCCTGGCGCTGCCGGGCCTGCCGCGCGAACTCGATCCGCAGTCGCTGCACCGCTACCTGGTCTTTCAGTATGTGCCCGCGCCGCACTCGATCTATCGCGGCTTCCGCAAGCTGCCGCCGGCACATTTCCTTGATCTCCCGGCGGCACAACCCGCCGTCTCCCGGCCGCAGTGCTACTGGCAGGTCCCCGCGGAACCCTTCACCGGCACATACGCCGACGCCCGCGTGCGGCTCGGCGAACTGCTGACCGCCGCCGTCGAGCGGCGACTCATCGCGGATGTGCCGCTCGGCGCGTTTCTCTCCGGCGGTATTGACTCGTCCATCGTCGTCGCGCTGATGCGAAAGCTCGGCGTTTCGCCCTTGCGGACATTCACGATCGGTTTCGCTGACGCGCGCTATGACGAGACGGCGTACGCGCGGCTGGTCGCCGAGCGCTTTCAGACCGAGCATCACGAGCATGTCGTGACGCCGCAGGCACGCGAAATTCTCGACACGCTCGCCTGGCACTACGACGAGCCGTTCGCCGATTCGTCCGCGATTCCGACTTACTACGTGTCACGCTGGACGCGTCAATCCGTGACGGTCGCCCTGACCGGCGATGCCGGCGACGAGTGCTTTGCGGGCTATGATCGCTATCGCGCCGCGCAGCTCGCCGCCCGGCTGGACTGGATCCCGGTCGGCATGCGCCGCGCGCTGGCCGGCGCCGGAACTGCCCTGCCCCACAGCCAGCCGCGCACGCTCAGCAATCGCCTGTACCGCTTCGCGGCCGCGCTGGCCGAGTCGCCCGCGCAGCGCTACCTGGCCTGGGTCAACGTGTTTCCGCCGGCGCTGCTGGCGGCCGGCTATCGCCCGGAGTTCCGCGCGGCGCTGGACTTCGATGAGCCGAGCCGGTGGTTCCGTGAGTTGTACGGCTCCGGAACGGGTCCGGCGCCGGAGCGGGCGATCCACGCCGACTTTGCCAGCTACCTCCCGTATGACCTGCTCACGAAAGTCGACAGCGCGTCGATGGCGTGCAGCCTGGAGTGCCGCGTGCCGTTCCTTGACCATGAGCTCGTCGCGTTCGCGCGCAGCCTGCCGCTGAGATGGCGGCTCGGCGCTGCGGGTGGGAAACGCATCCTCAAGGACTGGGCGCGCGACCTGCTGCCCGCCGAACTCCTCAACCGGCCTAAAATGGGTTTTGGCGTGCCGGTCGGAGCGTGGTTTCGCACCGAGTTACAGGACCTTGTGCGTGAGCGACTGCTCGCGGCCGACAGCTTGCTCGCCCGCGTCTTTCGCCCGCCATGGCTCGCTGAACTCGTGAATGCACACATTTCCGGACGTGCCAACCACGAGCATCGGCTCTGGGCGCTGCTGATGCTGGAGCTTTGGCACCAGCGCTGGAACCCCGTGTGCAGCCTCGACGGTCCCTGAATCTTAGCTCGCGCGGGAATCAGTCCGATGGTGACGGTATGAGTCGGACGCGCCGCGGGCACCTGAGTCGCCCGGCGCGCGGCGGCCCGACCCGGCGTGCGACATGATCATTGACCAGTCGGAAATCGACTCGTTGCTGGAGGAAGCCAGCGGACTGGCGGCGGAGGCCGCGGATACGACGACGATGGCGCCGGCTCCACCGGCGCCCCCACCCGCGCCGACCCCGTGCACCTTCAAGATGCCGACCGATCCCAACGTGCGCCGGCTGCTGCGGCTGCGCGTGCCGGTGATCGTTCAGCTCGCCTCCCGCCCCATGCCGATCTCGAACGTGCGCGACTTGTCGGTGGGTGCGATCATCGAGTTCGAGAAGTCGGTGGAAGACCCGCTCGACCTGCTGATCAACAACCGGCTGATCGGGCAGGGCCAGTGCGTGAAGGTCGGCGAGAATTTCGGCCTGCGGGTGACGCGGATCTGCGACACGGCCCAGCGCATCCGCTCGATGGGCGGCGATTGACCTAACTCACGCCGGGGGTGCCGCGCTTCGCCGCCACCGTCGTGGCCAGAGCAAGGCGATTTCGTGCAGCCGCATCAGCCACGCGGCCCCAACGTACACCCCCGTGCCGATCATGAGCAAGCCCAGTGTCTCGGCGGCCCGGGCCGCCAGCCGACTGGGCACGTGCGCCGTCAGCGCGCCCCAACCCGGCTGCACGGCCGCGACCAGCACGCCGGTCACCACGCCTGCCAGCACGATCCAGAGCAGCGCCAGAATCGTGGCGCGATCCAGCAGCGCCACACCGATCCGCCGCTGGAGCAGAACCAGCCCGATCACGATCGAAAGCGACGAGGTCGTCACGGAGCTGACGGCAAACGCGGCCTCGCGGATGGCGTCGAACCAGATCAGGCTGACATTCAGCGCCACGTTGACTGGGAGCAGAACTGCGCTGATGGTCAGCGGCGTGCGTACATCGCCTACGCTGTAGAACGCGCGCAGGACGATGTGCTGGGCGCAGAAGGCCCACAGCCCGAAGCCATAGCACGCGACCACGTAGCTTGTCCGCACCGTGTCTTCCGGCGTGAAGTGGCCGCGCTCGAAGAGCAGCCGGGTCAGCGCCTGCGGGATCACGATCATCATGACACCCGCGAGCACGCCTTCGAAGACAGCCAGCCTTAGCGACTGTCGTACCTCGGCGACCCACGCGGGCCATTCCTGGCGCGCTGCGAGCCGACTGAACGCGGGCAGTGCCGCCGTGGCGAGCGAAATCACGAGCACGCCGAGCGGGAACTGGTACAGGCGCTGGGCGTAGGTGATGGCAGAGAGGGCGCCTTCGGTCAGGGGGTAGGTGAACGTCCAGCCCAGCACCGTGGCGGTGTGCGGGGTCCCTGCGACGTGCGTGAGCATCGTGCAGACCTGGGCATCCAGGAAGACGCCGAAGGCCAGCACGCCCTGCCCCAGCGCGACCGGCACGAGCAGGCGGAGCATGTGCTGCACCGTCGAATCGCGCCATGTCAGATCCCACCTGAGCCGCACGCCGTTTGCGCGCAACGCCGGCACCAGGAAAATAATCTGCAGGACGCCGGAGACCACCACGGCCAGCGCCACGACGTAGACCTGGCGCGTGGGCTGCGCGGGATAGAGCATGGGGCCCAGCCACGCGATGGCGGTGATCATGCCGACATTGAGCACGATGGAGGTCAACGCCGCCGGTACGAAGCTGCCGATGCAGTTCAGCAGGCTCGACAGCAGGGCCACGACGCAGATGGTCAGCATGAACGGCAGCATCAGGACAGTCAGTGACAGCAGCAACTGGCGGGCAGCGGCGTGCTCGGCATCGAGCGGTGCCAGCCACCAGATGGCAGCGATGATCAGCGCGATCGCCATGATGACGAGCACGAGCGTGACGGTCATCAGGGCCAGCGTGCGGGCCAACAGTTTCCAAGCGGCTTCCCGGCCTTCGTTTTCGAGCGTCCGCGTGAACGTCGGGACAAAGACCGGCGCCATGGCTCCTTCGCCCAGCAGCCGGCGGAAGAGGTTCGGAAACTGGAACGCGTAGGCGAAGGCGTCCTGCACCCAGCCCAGGCCGAACGCCTGCGCGAGCAGGATGTCGCGCACCAGCCCGGTGATGCGTGAGATCAGCGTGCAGATCGCGATGAGTTTGGCGTGCGAGACGACGCTGCGCTGTGCGGACATGGGGCGGATGATAGCCGGGAGCGACGCCGTGACCAATGGCCGGCCGTGCTACGGCGGCGTCGCGGGGGCGGGCGTCGGAGCGGACGCCGGCCCGCTGGTGGCCGGCGGCAGCGGGGCGCGTGCGTACCAGCCGCGATCGATCCGGGCCTTGTCAACATAGACTCCGGCTACCATGACGGCCACCGCAAGTGCGCCTTTTATGTAGCGGCTGTTGCGCCCGCCGCCGAGCTCGCGTGTTCCGAACATGATGTCCGCCAGCAGCGCCCCGAGACAGATCAGCAGCAGCGGGTCCGAGACGACCCGATACCGCTCGACGAACGCCGTCAGGCACAGGCCCGCGCAATACGAGCACACCGGCAGCGTGACGAGGCCGAACCGGCGGTAGCGCACGAGAGCCCCGATGAACGCCAAGAGGACCACTGGTGCCACGGCCCGGCGCAACCGCTCTTCCGTGCGCCAGTTCCAGTCGATGACGGACTGTGCATGCTGGCGCTGCGCCGGCCTGCCCTGGTGGTGCCGGTCCCATTGCAGCATGGCGGCGTCGATGTCGGGCGTCGGCCACCAGTAGCGGTTGGCGAAATCGTCCACGGACTTGCCGAAGAAACGCAGCAGGCGGATCCCGCATAGCTCCGCGTAGCGCTGGGGCTTGGCGCGTACCCAGTCCAGTGCGCGCTCAAAGTAGAGCTGACTCACGGCAACCTCGCCCAGGCCCTTGCCCTCGGAGACGTCGACCGCACTGCTGCCGCCGTCGTGCGTCGACGGGTTGTTGCCCCACCACAAAGCCACGCCGGCCTGCGTCGAGAACGTCAGCGGCCCCAAGCCCAGGCGGTAGTTGCGGATCAGCCACGGCGACAGGGCCACCGCCATGCCGACGACGAGCCCCATGGGTGCCGGCCAGCGCCAGGCCCGCCGTTCGAAATCTCGCAGCGCCACCAGTAGCAACCCCGGCGCAAAGAACAGGTTGGACGGCCGCACCAGCATCAACAACCCAAAGACGAGACCCGCCGCCAGGAACCCGAGGACGGCTGGTCGGCCCACACGGCTGTGCGCCCGCGCGCAGAGGAACACGCACAACAGCAAGAGCGGCGTCGCGAGATTCTCGGAGACCAGTACCGGCACGTAAATGACCGAGGTCGGCCAGACCGCGTGGAGCAGGCCCGCGATCAGGGCGGTCCGCGGCGAAGCCACCCGCCCTGCGATCAGTGTGACGAGCGCGGTGCAGGAGCCGCCGAACGCCGCGTGAAACAGCCACGCGGCCCGGAGGTTCTCGCCGAAGACCGCGTACACCCCGGCGAGGAACGCCGGGTACGCCGGCGTGCGGTACGCGCGGCCGTGACTGTGCCGGAATTCGCCCGTCTTGAGCCAGTTGAGCGCCATCGTGTGGTAGCCACGACAATCGCTGACCGGCGTAACCGTCGCCAGGGTCGCCCAACCGAGGCGCAGGATGAGCGCGAAGAGGAACAGCCGCCAGGCCAGGCGCCGGACCTGGCGCCCGGTGTCCGGCGGCGGCTGCGGCGTGGAAGTGGGAACGCTCCCCGCCGCCGCGTCCGCGGCGGTGCTACTCACAACCCCCTCCCGTCCCGGGCGCGCTGGGGGGCGCGCCGCGCCGGCCCTTCGTCTGGGCGTAGTACTCGCGCTCGGCGAGGTCCAGGTCCGCGTCGACCATCATCTGGACGAGTTCCTTGAAGCGCACCTTGGGCTCCCAGCCGAGGACCTGGCGCGCCTTGCGCGGGTCAGCCAGCAGCACGTCGACTTCCGTCGGCCGGAAGTAGCGCGGGTCCGTCTTGACGAAATCGTGGTAGTCAAGCTGCAAGCGGCCGAACGCCTGCTCGCACAGCTCGCGCACGGAGTGCGACTCGCCCGTGCCCACCACGAAGTCGTCGGGCTGGGTGTGCCGCATCATGCGGTGCATCGCGTCGACGAAATCGCCGGCGAAGCCCCAGTCGCGCTTGGCTTCCAGGTTGCCGAGGTAAACCTCTTTCTGAAGGCCGACCTTGATGCGCGCCGCCGCCCGCGTCACCTTGCGCGTCACGAACGTTTCGCCGCGGCGTGGCGACTCATGGTTGAACAGGATCCCGTTCACCGCGAACAGGCCGTACGCCTCGCGGTAGTTACGCGTCACGTAGTAGGCGAAGATCTTCGCCGCCGCGTAGGGGCTGCGCGGCTCGAACGGCGTCTGCTCGTGGATCGGCCCGCTGGTCGCGTTGCCGAACATCTCGCTGCTGGAGGCCTGGTAGAAACGCACCTGGGGGTTCACGTCGCGGATGCACTCCAGGAGGCGCAGGGCCCCCAGACCACCGACATCCGCCGTGAATTCCGGTTGGTCGAAGCTGACGCGCACGTGCGACTGGGCGCCCAGGTTGTACACCTCGTCGGGCATGACCTGCGTCATGATGCGGCGCAGGCTGGTCCCGTCCCCCAGGTCGCCATAATGCAGGCGAACCCGCACCGGCGCCTCGTGCACGTCTTGGTACAGGTGCTCGATCCGGCCGGTGTTGAACGAGCTGCTGCGGCGAATGATGCCGTGCACCTCGTAGCCCCTGCTCAGCAGCAGCTCGCACAAATATGAGCCATCCTGCCCGGTGATGCCCGTAATCAGTGCGGTTGGCATACGTCCTCCGCAGCAGTGCGCGTCAGCGCGATCAGCGCGAACATGGCCAGGTGGTCCATCCACGCACCCAGGGCCCGCTCGACCCGGCGCCACGCCCCGAACGTCCAGCGCGGTGTCAGGCCGCGCAGCGACATGCCGCCGGACAGAAGATACCGCATCGGCATCATTGGTTCCACGGAGCGGATCCGCCATTGCGGGAACTCGCGCTCGAATTGGGCGCGGTCGCGGCAAAAGACGATCCACGGCAGTGCGCCGTTGGCGCCTGAGAGCGGACCGGCCGGCGGGAACTCCCACTCGGCGGCGTCGGGCGCAAATGGCTCGTGGTGCAGGCGCGTGTAGACGAACCGCGACCAAGCCGTGATCCACGGCTCGATCATCACCACGGCTCCACCCGGGGCGACGCAGCGCGCGGCCGCCGCGAAGAACGTGCGGACGCGCGGGAGGTGGTGCAGGACATCAATCATGACGATGGCCCGTAGGCTGCGTGGCGGAAAGTCGAGCGTCTGCGCATCGACGACGCGGTCCACGCCGGGGCAGGGAAAGACCTCGGAGGTGATCACGCCGGGAATGCGGTCGGGCATGAAGCCCGCCCCGCTGCCGAGTTCGAGCACCGGCAGGTCACCGCCCGGCAGCTTGGCGGCGATGGCCTCGTACCATTCCTCGTAGATTCGCCGCAGGAACGGTTTGTGGCGCAGGACGTGCCGGCGCAACTCCGTGGTGCGCGGATCATCGAGGTCGCGGCCGCGTGTGAGGGGCTCGGCGAGCCAGGCCTTCAGATGCGCCACGGCGCTGCGCATGCCTGCGTCTCCACCGCTAGCGCTCCGCTCGCCGCCGGGCCAGCAGAAGGATTCTCCAGTCTTTGTCGGTGGCGGCCCGGGACGTGTCGCCGAGCGGATGCACGCCGAGCATGTCGAGGCCGGCCAGCTCGGCCGCCTCCGCGATCACCTTCGCCGGCCAGAGCGTTTGCACGAGTTCATGGGTGCCGCGCTCGCGCCGGGCGGTCGCCTTGTCCTGCGCCTCCAGTGTGTAGTGCAACACCGTGCGCAGCGCCATCGGATCGGTCCTGCCATGGACCATGGTGCGCAGCGTGTGCGTGGCGGTTTCCACCAACGTCTCCTTGTCGCGCGGCGGATCGAGCAACGCGGCCACGCCGTTCCAGGCGTCGCAGACCAACGACGCCCCCGGCCGCAGCCGTTGGGCGATCGCCGCCAGGAACGTCTGCAGCGCTGCGAGCGTGCCGAGATAGTTCACGACGTTGAACAACGCCAGGGCGATGTCAAAGCCCTCGTCGGCCAGGTCCTCCACGCGGCCATGGAAGTACCTGATTCGTGCGTGGAGTTCCTCTGGCAGCGCTGCCCGCTTCTGCTCGGCCAGCTCCACCATACGGGCATCGACTTCGACGCCCACGACGTGGTGGCCGCACCGAGCGCAGGCCAGCGTGTGCCCGCCGGTACCGGACCCGATCTCGAGTACACGCCTTGCCGGCTGGGCTATGCCGCCCAACGCGAGCGCACGCTGAATCTCACCGGCGTAATCCTTGTCCGCGAACAGCGTGTCATAAAAGCGATAGAACATCGCTCAACCCCGGTAGAAGTCACGCACCGCATCGCAGACGTAGTGCACGTCGTCGACCGGCAGCGCCGGAAACGACGGCAGGCATACGCCGTTCTCGAACGCGTAGATGCTGCCCGGGAAGCGCGCCTCCTCGAATTGCGCCCGGCGGGCCGGGTCGTCGCGCAAGTACGCAAACGCCGGCTGCCGGTGCAGCGGATAGAAGAACGTCCGCGTCTGAATCCCGCGCGTTTCCAGGAACGTCATCAGCGCCGGCGCGCGCTCCGCGTAGATGGCAATGCGAAACGGAATGTACGTCGAGTCCGGCGTGACCGACACCAGCCGCACCTGCGGAATTGCCGCGAGCCGCGCGCGATACAGCTCCAGCAGCGTTTGCTTCCGCGCGACGATCTGCTCCAGCCTGGCGAGCTGCACGAGCCCGATCGCCGCCTGCAAGTCCGTCATGCGGAAGTTGTAGCCGATCGCCGGATGGATGAACGAGCCCCGGTCCATGCGCCCCTGGTTCCGCAGGAGGCGCAGCGCTGCGTAGGGCCGCTCGTCGTCCGTGACGATCAGCCCCCCCTCGCCGGTCGTGATCGTCTTGTCCGCGAAGAAGGAGAAGC
Coding sequences:
- the asnB gene encoding asparagine synthase (glutamine-hydrolyzing), whose translation is MCGIAGILSLTPDKRVAPAALATMAAQLVHRGPDDDGQYLDPQGRCGFAFRRLSIIDLAGGHQPITNEAGTVQVMLNGEIYNFRALRAELEAQGHRFATRADSEVIAHLYEQVGEACFNRLAGMFAIAIWDEARGRLLLARDRFGKKPLTYAIHDDCLYFASEAKAILALPGLPRELDPQSLHRYLVFQYVPAPHSIYRGFRKLPPAHFLDLPAAQPAVSRPQCYWQVPAEPFTGTYADARVRLGELLTAAVERRLIADVPLGAFLSGGIDSSIVVALMRKLGVSPLRTFTIGFADARYDETAYARLVAERFQTEHHEHVVTPQAREILDTLAWHYDEPFADSSAIPTYYVSRWTRQSVTVALTGDAGDECFAGYDRYRAAQLAARLDWIPVGMRRALAGAGTALPHSQPRTLSNRLYRFAAALAESPAQRYLAWVNVFPPALLAAGYRPEFRAALDFDEPSRWFRELYGSGTGPAPERAIHADFASYLPYDLLTKVDSASMACSLECRVPFLDHELVAFARSLPLRWRLGAAGGKRILKDWARDLLPAELLNRPKMGFGVPVGAWFRTELQDLVRERLLAADSLLARVFRPPWLAELVNAHISGRANHEHRLWALLMLELWHQRWNPVCSLDGP
- the gmd gene encoding GDP-mannose 4,6-dehydratase is translated as MPTALITGITGQDGSYLCELLLSRGYEVHGIIRRSSSFNTGRIEHLYQDVHEAPVRVRLHYGDLGDGTSLRRIMTQVMPDEVYNLGAQSHVRVSFDQPEFTADVGGLGALRLLECIRDVNPQVRFYQASSSEMFGNATSGPIHEQTPFEPRSPYAAAKIFAYYVTRNYREAYGLFAVNGILFNHESPRRGETFVTRKVTRAAARIKVGLQKEVYLGNLEAKRDWGFAGDFVDAMHRMMRHTQPDDFVVGTGESHSVRELCEQAFGRLQLDYHDFVKTDPRYFRPTEVDVLLADPRKARQVLGWEPKVRFKELVQMMVDADLDLAEREYYAQTKGRRGAPPSAPGTGGGCE
- a CDS encoding class I SAM-dependent methyltransferase, with product MFYRFYDTLFADKDYAGEIQRALALGGIAQPARRVLEIGSGTGGHTLACARCGHHVVGVEVDARMVELAEQKRAALPEELHARIRYFHGRVEDLADEGFDIALALFNVVNYLGTLAALQTFLAAIAQRLRPGASLVCDAWNGVAALLDPPRDKETLVETATHTLRTMVHGRTDPMALRTVLHYTLEAQDKATARRERGTHELVQTLWPAKVIAEAAELAGLDMLGVHPLGDTSRAATDKDWRILLLARRRAER
- a CDS encoding methyltransferase domain-containing protein translates to MRSAVAHLKAWLAEPLTRGRDLDDPRTTELRRHVLRHKPFLRRIYEEWYEAIAAKLPGGDLPVLELGSGAGFMPDRIPGVITSEVFPCPGVDRVVDAQTLDFPPRSLRAIVMIDVLHHLPRVRTFFAAAARCVAPGGAVVMIEPWITAWSRFVYTRLHHEPFAPDAAEWEFPPAGPLSGANGALPWIVFCRDRAQFEREFPQWRIRSVEPMMPMRYLLSGGMSLRGLTPRWTFGAWRRVERALGAWMDHLAMFALIALTRTAAEDVCQPH
- a CDS encoding DegT/DnrJ/EryC1/StrS family aminotransferase translates to MARQVLQFAPFIGDDEYAALRDCFAQNWITEGPQSARFLERLKALTGARHAVLAPNGTLALYLGLRALEIGPGDEVIVPDFTFMGSATAVEMTGATPLFCDIDPQTLQAGPEHFAAAVTPATRAIMPVHIYGMTCPIGPLVDFARQRGLLVIEDAAQAIGVRYRGRHAGTFGDVGCFSFFADKTITTGEGGLIVTDDERPYAALRLLRNQGRMDRGSFIHPAIGYNFRMTDLQAAIGLVQLARLEQIVARKQTLLELYRARLAAIPQVRLVSVTPDSTYIPFRIAIYAERAPALMTFLETRGIQTRTFFYPLHRQPAFAYLRDDPARRAQFEEARFPGSIYAFENGVCLPSFPALPVDDVHYVCDAVRDFYRG
- a CDS encoding FliM/FliN family flagellar motor switch protein, with translation MIIDQSEIDSLLEEASGLAAEAADTTTMAPAPPAPPPAPTPCTFKMPTDPNVRRLLRLRVPVIVQLASRPMPISNVRDLSVGAIIEFEKSVEDPLDLLINNRLIGQGQCVKVGENFGLRVTRICDTAQRIRSMGGD
- a CDS encoding glycosyltransferase family 39 protein — encoded protein: MSSTAADAAAGSVPTSTPQPPPDTGRQVRRLAWRLFLFALILRLGWATLATVTPVSDCRGYHTMALNWLKTGEFRHSHGRAYRTPAYPAFLAGVYAVFGENLRAAWLFHAAFGGSCTALVTLIAGRVASPRTALIAGLLHAVWPTSVIYVPVLVSENLATPLLLLCVFLCARAHSRVGRPAVLGFLAAGLVFGLLMLVRPSNLFFAPGLLLVALRDFERRAWRWPAPMGLVVGMAVALSPWLIRNYRLGLGPLTFSTQAGVALWWGNNPSTHDGGSSAVDVSEGKGLGEVAVSQLYFERALDWVRAKPQRYAELCGIRLLRFFGKSVDDFANRYWWPTPDIDAAMLQWDRHHQGRPAQRQHAQSVIDWNWRTEERLRRAVAPVVLLAFIGALVRYRRFGLVTLPVCSYCAGLCLTAFVERYRVVSDPLLLICLGALLADIMFGTRELGGGRNSRYIKGALAVAVMVAGVYVDKARIDRGWYARAPLPPATSGPASAPTPAPATPP
- the murJ gene encoding murein biosynthesis integral membrane protein MurJ → MSAQRSVVSHAKLIAICTLISRITGLVRDILLAQAFGLGWVQDAFAYAFQFPNLFRRLLGEGAMAPVFVPTFTRTLENEGREAAWKLLARTLALMTVTLVLVIMAIALIIAAIWWLAPLDAEHAAARQLLLSLTVLMLPFMLTICVVALLSSLLNCIGSFVPAALTSIVLNVGMITAIAWLGPMLYPAQPTRQVYVVALAVVVSGVLQIIFLVPALRANGVRLRWDLTWRDSTVQHMLRLLVPVALGQGVLAFGVFLDAQVCTMLTHVAGTPHTATVLGWTFTYPLTEGALSAITYAQRLYQFPLGVLVISLATAALPAFSRLAARQEWPAWVAEVRQSLRLAVFEGVLAGVMMIVIPQALTRLLFERGHFTPEDTVRTSYVVACYGFGLWAFCAQHIVLRAFYSVGDVRTPLTISAVLLPVNVALNVSLIWFDAIREAAFAVSSVTTSSLSIVIGLVLLQRRIGVALLDRATILALLWIVLAGVVTGVLVAAVQPGWGALTAHVPSRLAARAAETLGLLMIGTGVYVGAAWLMRLHEIALLWPRRWRRSAAPPA